Within Quadrisphaera sp. DSM 44207, the genomic segment AGCACGGTGCTCGAGCCCCTGGACGACGAGGCCCGCTGGCTCAGCTCGGCGCAGGACCCGGACACCGCCACGGGGCGCCGGCTCTCGGCCGTGCGCGTCTACGACGTCGAGACCGACGGCGGGGTGCGGGAGGTGCCGGTGGTGCCGGCCCCGCCGCTGCTGCCAGACGTCGCGCCGCCGGACGACGTGGCCGCCCGCACCATGGAGCTGCTCGACGCGCTGCGCGAGCGGCGCGGGCGCCGCGTGCCGCTGATGGACCTGGAGACCCCCGACGAGGAGTGGGAGGGCGAGGAGGACGACGACCTCGTCAGCGCGCTGCTCGACCTGCCGCCGGCCGCGCACCCGCCGGCGTCCTCCCCGGAGGAGGCGGTGGACGCCGGCGTGCTGCCCGCCTCCGAGCCGCGCCTGCGGGCCGTGCCGTGGCAGCCGGACCCCTCGACGCCGGCCACGGACGAGGTGCCCGCCGCGCCGTCCCCGGGCGAGCGGGCGCCCGCGGCGCCCGAGCCGGCGTGGGAGGACATCGTCGCCGGCCCGCGCGAGCACCCGCGCCCCGCGGGCCCGCCGCCGCTCGCCCCGCCCCCGGCGGCCCCGGCGGCCGCCGTCCCGCCCGCGCCCGCCGCTCCGGCGGCGCGCGAGGAGGCGCCCCGCACCGCCGACCCGGTGCGCCCCCGTCCCGGGCGGGCCGACCTGCGCGCGGACACCGGGCGGTTCGCCGCGCGCACGGACGGCGAGCGGCCCGACCCGCGCACGGACACCGGCCGGGTCGAGCGGGTCGAGCAGGACGGCGTGGACGAGCAGGGGCGCCCCGCGCCCCGCGCGCGCAACCGGCGCTCCAGCGTCCCGAGCTGGGACGAGATCGTCTTCGGCAGCCCGAAGACCGACTGACCCGCCCGGCGGCACCGCTCAGGTCGCGGGCGCC encodes:
- the sepH gene encoding septation protein SepH, producing the protein MRDGGEDDPVRAQQAMQQPHQQPGQQAPQQPGRQGGGSSDPQVLALVSEGHGPSGAPQLVLAAPDGTRFVLSVDAAVRAAVRRAGPMTAPVPQVREPLRPRDIQARIRAGETAEEVAESSGVPVDQVRRYEGPVLAERAHVAALAREAHVRSTASASRPVLDDLVRQRLAARGVDAAVAVWDAWRREDAWAVQVSFSAGGRERAAQWSFDPASTVLEPLDDEARWLSSAQDPDTATGRRLSAVRVYDVETDGGVREVPVVPAPPLLPDVAPPDDVAARTMELLDALRERRGRRVPLMDLETPDEEWEGEEDDDLVSALLDLPPAAHPPASSPEEAVDAGVLPASEPRLRAVPWQPDPSTPATDEVPAAPSPGERAPAAPEPAWEDIVAGPREHPRPAGPPPLAPPPAAPAAAVPPAPAAPAAREEAPRTADPVRPRPGRADLRADTGRFAARTDGERPDPRTDTGRVERVEQDGVDEQGRPAPRARNRRSSVPSWDEIVFGSPKTD